From Sporosarcina sp. Marseille-Q4943, the proteins below share one genomic window:
- the panB gene encoding 3-methyl-2-oxobutanoate hydroxymethyltransferase: MKSSTDFAKMKRLGEKIVMLTAYDHPTAQLAEEAGVDVLLVGDSLGMVVLGYDSTAAVTVDDMIHHGKAVRRGAKDTFVVVDMPFASYHGSADRTLESAVRIYQETGANALKLEGGGKVIDTIRLLTETGIPVAAHLGLLPQSAAVVGGYKVQGKTAEAAEQLIQDAIACEAAGACMVVLECIPYQLAEQVSKAISIPTIGIGAGAETDGQVLVFHDTVKYGNHHIPKFVKAYADIGTEIRNGLKKYAVSVKTGEFPSEAHRFAMKEDELVALYGGMNDVR; the protein is encoded by the coding sequence ATGAAAAGCAGTACAGATTTCGCGAAGATGAAACGCCTTGGGGAAAAGATTGTCATGTTGACCGCCTATGACCATCCAACTGCACAACTGGCAGAGGAGGCAGGCGTCGATGTGCTTCTCGTCGGAGACTCGCTCGGCATGGTCGTATTAGGTTATGACTCGACAGCCGCTGTCACCGTCGATGACATGATCCATCATGGAAAAGCGGTAAGAAGGGGAGCGAAGGATACGTTCGTCGTTGTCGACATGCCTTTCGCCTCGTACCATGGTTCTGCTGATAGGACGCTGGAATCCGCTGTTCGGATATATCAGGAGACGGGGGCAAACGCTCTGAAACTGGAAGGAGGCGGGAAGGTGATCGACACGATCCGGCTATTGACGGAAACAGGAATTCCGGTCGCCGCCCATCTTGGACTCCTTCCCCAGTCGGCTGCTGTAGTAGGCGGATACAAAGTGCAAGGGAAGACAGCGGAAGCTGCGGAACAACTTATCCAGGACGCTATCGCTTGCGAAGCGGCAGGCGCATGCATGGTCGTACTCGAATGCATCCCTTATCAGTTGGCGGAACAAGTTTCTAAAGCGATATCCATCCCGACAATCGGAATAGGGGCTGGGGCAGAGACGGACGGCCAAGTGCTCGTCTTCCATGACACGGTTAAATACGGAAACCACCATATTCCTAAGTTCGTTAAAGCGTACGCGGATATCGGAACCGAAATCCGCAACGGTCTGAAAAAGTATGCGGTGTCAGTCAAAACAGGTGAATTTCCAAGTGAAGCTCATCGTTTTGCTATGAAGGAAGATGAATTGGTTGCACTATACGGAGGAATGAACGATGTACGTTGA
- the bshA gene encoding N-acetyl-alpha-D-glucosaminyl L-malate synthase BshA, whose protein sequence is MKKLKVGIICYPTVGGSGVVATELGLKMAERGHEMHFITSSRPFRIPDGHPNVQFHEVKIDGYAVFKYPPYDIALANRIARVIEEEGLDLLHVHYAVPHAISAALGKDMANSHIGVITTLHGTDVTILGHDPALKNTVRYGIDKSDMTTAVSESLRQDTLSLIEPEKEILTIYNFIDEEKYRPVDPGTLKSRLGIREDEKVIIHISNFRSVKRIADIIDSFKLIRKDIDSKLLLVGTGPEKIEMMEKARLEGLEKDIIFTGKRDDLPELLAISDIMFLLSEKEAFGLVLLEGFACGVPAIATEIGGIPEVIEDGKNGFLVGLGDVESAAEKAKLLLEDPIMHERFRQNALQTVDDKFNSASIVLQYEDLYYKVAGLK, encoded by the coding sequence ATGAAAAAATTGAAAGTCGGTATAATTTGCTATCCAACAGTGGGGGGATCCGGGGTTGTCGCGACAGAGCTTGGATTGAAAATGGCGGAAAGGGGCCACGAAATGCACTTTATTACGTCGAGCCGGCCTTTCCGTATTCCCGACGGCCACCCCAATGTTCAATTCCATGAAGTGAAGATTGACGGTTATGCCGTTTTCAAATATCCACCGTACGATATCGCATTGGCCAATCGGATTGCTCGGGTGATTGAAGAAGAAGGGCTAGATCTATTGCATGTTCATTATGCAGTCCCTCACGCTATTTCTGCGGCGCTTGGCAAGGATATGGCGAACTCTCATATTGGCGTGATTACAACATTGCACGGGACCGATGTGACAATTCTTGGCCATGATCCCGCCTTAAAAAACACAGTCCGTTATGGAATCGATAAATCGGATATGACGACCGCCGTTTCCGAATCGCTCCGACAAGATACGCTTTCGTTAATTGAACCTGAAAAAGAAATACTGACGATTTATAATTTCATCGATGAAGAGAAATACAGGCCGGTAGATCCGGGTACCTTGAAAAGTAGACTAGGGATTCGTGAAGATGAAAAAGTCATTATTCATATTTCAAACTTCCGAAGCGTGAAAAGGATTGCCGACATTATTGACAGCTTCAAACTTATCAGGAAAGATATCGACTCGAAATTATTGTTAGTAGGGACGGGACCTGAAAAAATTGAAATGATGGAGAAGGCAAGGCTCGAGGGTCTGGAGAAGGATATCATCTTCACAGGAAAACGAGATGACCTTCCGGAACTATTAGCAATTAGCGACATCATGTTCCTATTATCGGAAAAAGAGGCATTCGGTCTTGTACTGTTAGAAGGGTTTGCATGTGGAGTGCCAGCTATTGCGACTGAAATCGGTGGGATTCCCGAAGTGATTGAGGACGGAAAGAACGGATTCCTCGTCGGACTTGGGGACGTTGAATCTGCTGCAGAGAAAGCGAAGTTGCTCCTTGAAGACCCGATCATGCATGAAAGATTCCGGCAAAATGCATTGCAGACAGTCGACGATAAATTTAATTCAGCCTCCATCGTTCTCCAATACGAGGATTTGTACTACAAAGTGGCGGGTTTAAAATGA
- a CDS encoding CCA tRNA nucleotidyltransferase: MILEFGTAPSRKVIRLLEEAGYEAVFVGGSVRDHLLGKEASDFDIATSATPEEVKRVFTHTIDVGIAHGTVMVMMDGEPIEVTTYRTESTYTDHRRPDEVKFVRSLKDDLQRRDFTMNALALTLSGELIDPFGGTKDLQNRNIRAVGNAADRFHEDALRMIRAVRFSSVLGFEIEERTLQAIKENASSITYVSIERIKAEMDKLWKGTDPGKALAMIADTRLSEHLPLFPNEVQLLSACAPFETAEQGWSALMLAGHYSPADLARAYKLSNREKAFLTDVKMAFDRRQSARFTIDDYYRFTLEVLLTAEKVWHASHPSELGLCFEEMAQLQKQLPIRSKDDLKVDGKDLMAWTSQRGGRWVGEWMNKIEYMVLHRHCPNDAEKIKEWFLNEYERQG; encoded by the coding sequence ATGATTTTGGAATTTGGAACAGCACCGAGTCGAAAAGTCATTCGCCTATTGGAGGAAGCAGGGTATGAGGCTGTGTTTGTAGGCGGTTCCGTTCGAGATCATTTACTTGGCAAAGAGGCTTCGGATTTCGATATCGCCACGTCTGCCACGCCTGAAGAAGTGAAGCGTGTATTCACTCATACGATAGATGTCGGAATTGCTCACGGCACAGTGATGGTCATGATGGATGGCGAACCTATCGAAGTGACTACGTACCGGACGGAAAGTACATATACGGATCATAGGAGGCCTGATGAAGTGAAATTCGTCAGGTCATTGAAAGATGACCTGCAACGCAGGGATTTTACAATGAATGCGTTAGCACTGACACTTTCCGGTGAATTGATCGACCCGTTCGGAGGAACGAAGGATCTACAAAACCGGAACATCCGGGCGGTGGGCAACGCAGCAGACAGATTTCATGAGGATGCTTTGCGGATGATCCGCGCTGTTCGATTCTCTTCCGTTCTTGGTTTTGAAATTGAGGAACGGACGCTACAGGCCATTAAAGAAAACGCTTCAAGCATCACATATGTCTCTATCGAGCGGATCAAAGCTGAGATGGATAAGCTATGGAAGGGGACAGATCCAGGCAAGGCGCTTGCAATGATAGCAGACACCCGCTTATCGGAGCATTTGCCGCTTTTTCCAAATGAAGTCCAACTCCTATCCGCCTGCGCTCCTTTTGAAACAGCGGAGCAAGGTTGGTCGGCATTAATGCTAGCCGGTCATTATTCACCAGCGGATCTCGCAAGGGCATATAAACTTTCCAACCGTGAGAAGGCTTTTTTGACGGATGTAAAAATGGCGTTTGACAGAAGACAGTCCGCTCGATTCACGATTGATGATTATTACCGATTCACGCTTGAAGTGCTCCTTACTGCTGAAAAAGTTTGGCATGCTAGTCATCCGTCAGAACTAGGACTTTGCTTTGAGGAAATGGCTCAACTGCAAAAACAGTTGCCGATCCGCTCCAAAGACGATCTGAAAGTCGATGGGAAGGACTTGATGGCATGGACAAGCCAAAGAGGCGGCAGATGGGTTGGAGAATGGATGAACAAGATTGAATATATGGTGCTGCATCGTCATTGCCCGAATGATGCTGAAAAGATAAAGGAATGGTTTCTTAATGAATATGAACGTCAAGGATGA
- a CDS encoding pyridoxal phosphate-dependent aminotransferase, producing the protein MGQKGAIQLTKKLAARVSTLSPSTTLAITAKAKEMKESGIDVIGLGAGEPDYNTPENILEAAYKSMVEGKTKYTPSGGLPALKDAVIAKLKKDQQLEYSRQEIMIGIGAKHVLYTLFQVLLDPGDEVIIPTPYWVSYPEQVKLAEGVPVFVEATSESQFKVTADQIRNAITSKTKAVIINSPGNPTGMIYSRDELQQIAEVCQEKDIWVISDEIYEKLIYGGEKHVSIAQLSDDAKKRTFIINGVSKSHSMTGWRIGYIAGDAEVVSAMTNLASHSTSNPTTTSQYATIEAYNGPQDAVENMRKDFESRLERIYPQLAAIPGFTVVKPQGAFYLLPEVTEAMEKTGFTNVDDFASALLTEAKVAVIPGSGFGSPETIRLSYATSIDLLEEAVRRIRSYVEANWKE; encoded by the coding sequence ATGGGACAAAAGGGAGCGATTCAGTTGACAAAGAAATTAGCAGCAAGAGTGAGTACGTTATCACCATCCACAACCCTTGCCATTACGGCGAAAGCGAAAGAGATGAAGGAGTCGGGCATCGACGTCATCGGATTAGGTGCAGGTGAGCCCGATTACAATACGCCTGAAAACATTTTGGAAGCGGCTTACAAATCCATGGTAGAAGGCAAGACGAAATACACTCCATCCGGAGGACTTCCCGCTTTGAAGGATGCTGTTATTGCCAAATTGAAAAAGGATCAGCAATTGGAGTACTCCAGGCAGGAAATTATGATCGGCATCGGTGCGAAGCATGTCTTATATACACTGTTCCAAGTTTTGCTTGACCCAGGCGATGAAGTCATCATTCCGACTCCGTATTGGGTAAGTTATCCTGAACAGGTGAAGCTTGCTGAAGGTGTTCCTGTATTCGTTGAAGCAACATCAGAATCACAGTTCAAGGTGACTGCTGATCAAATCCGCAATGCAATTACGTCTAAAACGAAAGCGGTCATTATCAATTCTCCAGGAAACCCGACAGGCATGATCTATTCTAGAGATGAACTTCAACAAATCGCGGAAGTTTGTCAAGAAAAGGATATTTGGGTCATTTCGGATGAAATCTATGAAAAACTGATTTACGGCGGAGAGAAACATGTTTCAATTGCACAGCTTTCTGATGATGCGAAAAAGCGGACGTTCATTATTAACGGAGTGTCCAAATCCCATTCAATGACTGGCTGGAGGATCGGATATATCGCAGGTGACGCGGAAGTTGTCAGCGCAATGACGAATTTGGCGAGTCACTCCACATCCAATCCGACTACGACATCACAATACGCTACGATTGAAGCGTATAATGGTCCTCAAGATGCCGTGGAAAACATGAGGAAGGATTTTGAGTCCAGACTCGAGCGTATTTACCCTCAGCTCGCAGCGATTCCTGGCTTTACAGTCGTGAAACCGCAAGGCGCTTTCTATTTGTTGCCGGAAGTAACAGAGGCAATGGAGAAAACCGGTTTTACAAATGTGGATGACTTCGCGTCTGCGCTTTTGACAGAAGCGAAAGTGGCGGTCATACCGGGGTCCGGCTTCGGTTCACCTGAAACGATCCGATTGTCATATGCGACATCGATCGACTTGTTGGAGGAAGCGGTTAGACGCATCCGGTCATATGTAGAAGCAAACTGGAAAGAATAA
- a CDS encoding biotin--[acetyl-CoA-carboxylase] ligase — protein sequence MNMNVKDELLKRLFEAQGEPISGQEFADEFGLSRTAIWKYIKEFEEDGYEIASIRKKGYVLIASPDRVNSANIQKHLQTKTYGRTIDYHASCGSTQNIAHDAAQAGAPDGTLIVSEEQTAGKGRLSRPWNSAAQKGIWMSLIVRPSLMPQQAPQMTLVAAVAIVRAIENVAGIEATIKWPNDILLHGKKMTGILTELQSEPDRIKAIILGIGMNVNQDEEDFPEELQEIATSLKIACGKQIDRAKLIAEILGFIELYTSMYEKHGFGPIKLLWESYSNTAGKRIRAVMLNETIEGTALGISEEGLLELRLDDGSVRGIYSADIFIKE from the coding sequence ATGAATATGAACGTCAAGGATGAATTGCTAAAAAGACTTTTTGAGGCTCAAGGAGAACCGATTTCAGGTCAGGAGTTTGCCGATGAATTCGGCCTTTCACGAACGGCTATTTGGAAGTATATAAAAGAATTTGAAGAGGACGGCTACGAAATCGCTTCAATTAGAAAAAAGGGTTATGTGCTTATCGCATCGCCGGACCGTGTAAACTCCGCCAATATCCAGAAACATTTACAAACGAAGACTTATGGCAGGACGATCGATTATCACGCAAGCTGCGGTTCGACCCAAAACATTGCACATGATGCTGCGCAAGCTGGGGCACCCGACGGTACGCTTATCGTTTCAGAGGAGCAGACAGCCGGAAAGGGAAGACTGTCCCGTCCGTGGAATTCGGCAGCTCAAAAGGGAATCTGGATGAGTTTAATCGTCCGGCCATCCTTAATGCCTCAGCAAGCGCCTCAAATGACACTCGTTGCTGCAGTCGCGATCGTCAGGGCGATTGAAAACGTCGCTGGTATAGAAGCTACGATCAAATGGCCAAATGATATTTTGCTCCACGGTAAGAAAATGACTGGCATATTGACCGAACTTCAATCCGAGCCGGATCGGATAAAGGCGATCATTCTCGGAATCGGCATGAATGTCAACCAGGATGAAGAAGATTTTCCAGAGGAACTGCAAGAGATTGCTACTTCATTGAAGATTGCTTGCGGTAAGCAGATCGATCGCGCGAAGCTCATAGCTGAAATTCTCGGTTTTATCGAGTTGTATACGAGTATGTATGAAAAACATGGATTTGGTCCAATTAAACTACTATGGGAAAGCTATTCAAATACAGCAGGTAAGCGGATTCGCGCAGTCATGTTAAATGAAACAATCGAAGGAACCGCTTTAGGTATATCAGAGGAAGGGCTTTTGGAGCTCCGGCTCGATGATGGTTCGGTGAGAGGGATTTATTCCGCGGATATATTTATAAAAGAATGA
- a CDS encoding DUF5590 domain-containing protein has translation MMNWVKFIAAFLLALSLIITVIVFYNANGPFADARQKAESDALKSGALTSVDRTDIYNGTVSMVTVFGKDGEGNEKAVFIEGKTGEILDEVEMKDGIGAQAAIETVKAELSVEKILHVALGLEDGHPVWEVAFKGDNGKLNYVYVFFENGEWWKRILNL, from the coding sequence ATGATGAATTGGGTCAAATTCATCGCAGCTTTCCTTTTAGCATTATCACTTATCATTACTGTCATCGTTTTTTACAATGCCAATGGACCATTTGCGGATGCCCGACAGAAAGCGGAATCGGATGCGTTGAAGTCTGGTGCGTTGACATCCGTTGATCGCACAGACATTTACAATGGGACCGTTTCGATGGTGACCGTTTTTGGCAAAGATGGCGAAGGCAATGAGAAAGCGGTTTTCATTGAAGGGAAAACAGGAGAGATCCTCGATGAAGTAGAAATGAAAGATGGCATTGGAGCTCAGGCTGCAATCGAGACAGTTAAAGCAGAGCTTTCAGTGGAGAAGATCCTTCATGTGGCCCTTGGCTTGGAAGATGGCCATCCTGTATGGGAAGTCGCATTTAAAGGTGACAATGGCAAATTAAATTATGTGTATGTCTTTTTTGAGAACGGAGAATGGTGGAAACGGATTCTAAACCTCTAA
- the dinG gene encoding ATP-dependent DNA helicase DinG — translation MDNSTYAVVDLETTGHSPSRGDRIIQIAIVFIENGTITHKYARFVNPEREIPVFIQQLTAITDEEVLSAPTFEEIAQEVSDMLQGTVFVAHNTDFDLSFLQSEFKRCKVAGWSGKKIDTVELSKILFPSSSSYRLQDLAEDLDIELPAAHRADDDAEATANLLLTALSKLRTLPEETLNLLHRRSFSLRSDISTLIYEALKHVRTSKGSVKLPLFRGIPYRNVKKLTGVVTGRCQYPVMEDEKIALLKKGYPSFEYRKSQLAYMDAVWETLSLHSEAVAEVPTGVGKTVGYLLPAAIHSFQTGKPVVISTFTNHLVDKILEDEVERIRKMLGIECTATVLKGREQYISLGKFEELLRITDESYDETFTIMQILVWLTDTETGDVNELNVSGGGQLFIDRIRKRNNRMKDDEKIADYHQRVMDACSHSNLIITNHSMLLSDSTRAQRTLNNFSGLIIDEAHQFIHTAANSKETVLSYMNWKYVMGQLGSDADGQLLHQIMKLHKKYCNYGNQVFGKLTVSFEQFTNVFDSVASVLSNHRPIASGGQQGNRVIFGLDELAGNDLLFSQMAEKMNGYIQCIQTVSSRLEPFRERMTLKEQAFLSEWDYWLRELKIKAGEWVEIFLDDETENFTVWIEKDKRSLPGSLNVVKSPVEGSVITKEFISSLKDEKIGIIWTSATMTINKDERFVARQLGIADDIPLLTFDAPSHFYDNAGIFIVEDMPSIQHVSQTDYIEAVADAVVQTVIATGGRLFVLFTSQDMLRKTYELILESELLNDYALIAQGVSSGSRMKLLKSFRQFGKSILFGTNSFWEGVDVPGEALSAVIIVRLPFSSPDEVVFKARAARLAASGSNPFTDLSLPEAILRFRQGFGRLIRSSGDRGFFIILDRRIDTKSYGKRFLDALPAVPVQKVSLEHMVNELEDCYNK, via the coding sequence ATGGATAACAGTACATATGCAGTCGTTGACTTGGAGACGACTGGACATTCCCCTTCAAGAGGGGATCGGATTATACAAATCGCAATCGTTTTCATTGAAAATGGAACGATAACGCACAAGTATGCCCGATTTGTGAATCCGGAACGTGAAATACCCGTTTTCATCCAACAATTGACAGCAATTACGGATGAAGAAGTGCTGTCCGCGCCAACATTCGAAGAGATAGCACAAGAAGTCTCCGATATGTTGCAGGGGACTGTATTTGTTGCGCATAATACTGATTTTGACCTGTCGTTTTTGCAAAGTGAATTTAAGCGATGCAAAGTGGCCGGTTGGTCTGGAAAGAAGATTGATACTGTCGAGTTATCCAAAATTCTGTTCCCGTCCTCTTCAAGCTATCGTCTACAAGACTTGGCGGAGGACTTGGATATAGAACTTCCTGCTGCACATAGAGCGGATGATGATGCAGAAGCAACAGCGAATCTACTGCTCACTGCTTTGTCCAAACTTCGGACTTTGCCGGAAGAGACATTGAACTTGTTGCATAGACGGTCATTCTCGTTGCGCTCCGACATTTCGACGCTTATTTATGAAGCACTGAAGCATGTCCGAACATCGAAAGGAAGTGTGAAACTTCCTTTATTCAGGGGAATTCCATACCGTAATGTGAAGAAACTAACGGGAGTCGTGACGGGACGTTGTCAATATCCGGTTATGGAAGACGAAAAAATCGCCCTGTTGAAGAAAGGCTATCCATCCTTCGAGTACCGGAAATCCCAATTGGCTTACATGGATGCTGTATGGGAAACTTTGTCGTTACACTCTGAGGCAGTTGCCGAAGTCCCAACAGGTGTAGGGAAGACGGTCGGTTATTTGTTGCCGGCAGCCATCCATTCCTTTCAAACGGGAAAGCCAGTCGTCATCAGTACGTTCACTAATCATCTCGTCGATAAGATTTTGGAGGATGAAGTGGAGCGTATCCGGAAAATGCTTGGCATCGAATGCACTGCAACCGTCCTGAAAGGGAGGGAGCAGTATATTTCGCTAGGCAAGTTTGAGGAATTATTGAGGATTACGGACGAATCGTATGATGAAACGTTTACAATCATGCAGATCCTTGTCTGGCTGACCGATACGGAAACCGGCGATGTCAATGAACTGAATGTCTCCGGCGGAGGACAGTTATTCATCGACAGGATTCGCAAACGGAACAATCGAATGAAGGATGATGAAAAAATAGCGGATTACCATCAAAGGGTGATGGACGCTTGCAGCCACTCCAATCTCATCATTACGAACCATTCGATGCTTTTGTCAGATTCCACTCGTGCACAAAGGACATTGAATAACTTTTCTGGTCTGATCATTGACGAAGCTCATCAATTCATTCACACAGCTGCCAATTCCAAGGAGACGGTCCTTTCCTATATGAATTGGAAGTATGTCATGGGGCAGCTCGGCTCGGATGCGGATGGTCAACTTCTACATCAGATCATGAAACTTCATAAGAAGTATTGCAATTATGGAAATCAGGTGTTCGGAAAGCTCACAGTCTCCTTTGAGCAATTCACGAATGTATTTGACAGCGTCGCATCAGTGTTGTCGAACCATCGACCAATAGCAAGTGGTGGCCAGCAAGGGAACCGGGTGATTTTCGGTCTCGATGAATTAGCCGGCAATGACCTTCTTTTTTCGCAAATGGCTGAAAAAATGAATGGATATATACAATGCATCCAAACAGTCAGCTCACGTTTGGAGCCTTTTAGAGAAAGAATGACGCTGAAAGAACAGGCATTTTTATCCGAATGGGATTATTGGCTGAGAGAATTAAAAATAAAAGCCGGAGAATGGGTTGAAATATTCTTGGACGACGAAACGGAAAATTTCACCGTTTGGATTGAAAAGGATAAACGGAGTTTGCCCGGCAGCTTGAATGTCGTTAAAAGCCCCGTCGAAGGGTCCGTAATTACGAAGGAATTCATTTCAAGCTTAAAAGATGAAAAGATCGGGATTATCTGGACGTCGGCGACGATGACGATCAACAAAGATGAACGGTTTGTTGCGAGGCAGCTAGGGATAGCGGACGATATACCTCTTTTGACATTCGATGCCCCATCCCATTTCTACGACAATGCGGGGATATTCATTGTCGAAGATATGCCATCCATCCAACATGTATCGCAAACCGACTACATTGAAGCGGTAGCGGACGCTGTAGTCCAAACCGTCATTGCGACAGGCGGCAGGCTGTTCGTCCTGTTCACTTCACAAGATATGCTTCGCAAAACGTATGAGTTGATTTTGGAAAGTGAATTATTGAATGACTATGCCCTTATTGCGCAAGGGGTCAGCTCAGGTAGCCGGATGAAACTATTGAAATCGTTCCGTCAGTTCGGTAAGTCGATACTGTTTGGTACAAACAGCTTCTGGGAAGGCGTCGATGTTCCTGGTGAGGCATTGTCTGCGGTCATCATTGTCAGACTGCCATTTTCTTCGCCTGATGAAGTCGTCTTCAAGGCGAGGGCTGCTAGACTTGCCGCAAGTGGATCAAATCCCTTTACCGATTTGTCCTTGCCGGAAGCCATTTTGAGGTTCAGGCAAGGGTTCGGACGATTGATCCGTTCGTCGGGAGACAGGGGCTTCTTCATCATATTGGATAGGCGGATCGATACAAAATCTTATGGGAAACGTTTTTTGGATGCATTGCCTGCTGTCCCGGTTCAGAAAGTGTCATTGGAACATATGGTGAATGAGCTCGAAGATTGTTATAATAAATAG
- the panD gene encoding aspartate 1-decarboxylase: protein MFRMMMNSKLHRATVTEANLNYVGSITIDSDLLDAAGMLPNEKVHIVNNNNGARFETYIIAGERGSGVVCVNGAAARLVQEGDIVIIISYVYVSEEEARGHQPTVLLMDDKNRIKEVIKEAPGIIA from the coding sequence ATGTTCAGAATGATGATGAACAGTAAATTACACCGCGCCACTGTGACGGAAGCGAATTTGAATTATGTAGGCAGCATTACGATCGATAGCGACTTGCTGGATGCGGCGGGCATGCTTCCAAATGAAAAAGTCCATATTGTCAATAACAATAATGGGGCTCGTTTTGAAACGTATATTATTGCAGGCGAGCGGGGCAGCGGAGTCGTTTGTGTCAATGGAGCAGCAGCGAGATTGGTTCAAGAAGGCGATATTGTCATCATCATTTCATACGTCTATGTATCGGAAGAAGAGGCTCGTGGCCATCAACCGACAGTACTCCTCATGGATGATAAGAATAGGATCAAAGAAGTGATTAAAGAAGCGCCAGGCATCATTGCCTGA
- the panC gene encoding pantoate--beta-alanine ligase, producing the protein MYVESTDIQVIETIEELQQKLNRNERKGMTVGFVPTMGYLHEGHLSLVKHAKEQNDIVVMSIFVNPAQFGPGEDFESYPRDRERDIQLASVAGVDIVFIPSVEEMYPADGGIRILPGRQADELCGAARPGHFDGVLKVVLKLFNIVDPDRSYFGLKDAQQLAIIETFVRDFNLRTAIVRVPIVREGDGLAKSSRNVNLTATERSEAPVIYRALQTGASMFAEGVAPKVIEQEVSELIVSNSSGKIDYVNMLAYPELGPVTENTREVILACAVKFSTTRLIDNIIMSTKDGTHVQNDDEQ; encoded by the coding sequence ATGTACGTTGAGAGTACAGACATCCAAGTGATCGAAACAATTGAAGAGCTCCAACAGAAACTGAATCGTAATGAACGGAAGGGTATGACAGTCGGCTTCGTCCCTACGATGGGCTATTTGCATGAAGGGCATTTATCCCTTGTGAAGCATGCAAAGGAGCAAAATGACATCGTTGTCATGAGTATCTTTGTTAATCCGGCGCAGTTCGGACCCGGCGAGGATTTCGAATCTTATCCACGTGATCGGGAAAGGGATATTCAACTTGCTAGCGTTGCTGGTGTCGATATTGTGTTCATCCCATCGGTCGAAGAGATGTATCCTGCCGACGGCGGCATTCGCATATTGCCGGGAAGACAGGCGGATGAACTATGTGGTGCTGCTCGGCCTGGACATTTCGATGGCGTGCTCAAGGTCGTCTTGAAATTATTCAATATTGTCGATCCGGACCGCTCGTATTTCGGTTTGAAAGATGCCCAGCAACTGGCCATTATCGAAACGTTTGTCCGTGACTTCAATTTACGGACAGCAATCGTACGAGTGCCGATTGTAAGGGAAGGGGACGGTTTGGCTAAAAGTTCAAGAAATGTGAATTTGACTGCAACAGAGCGTTCAGAAGCTCCTGTCATATACCGGGCGTTGCAAACCGGTGCAAGTATGTTCGCCGAGGGGGTTGCTCCGAAGGTTATTGAACAGGAAGTTTCAGAGTTGATAGTTTCAAATAGTTCAGGGAAGATCGATTATGTGAACATGCTAGCCTATCCTGAATTAGGGCCTGTAACTGAAAATACGCGGGAAGTGATTTTGGCATGTGCAGTAAAGTTTTCCACAACGAGGTTAATAGATAATATTATTATGTCAACAAAGGATGGTACACATGTTCAGAATGATGATGAACAGTAA